One region of Chryseobacterium sp. SORGH_AS_0447 genomic DNA includes:
- the dinB gene encoding DNA polymerase IV, with product MDFPFPLRKIIHVDMDAFYASVEQHDNPALKGKAIAVGGQHRGVVAAASYEARKFGVRSAMPSKTAKQKCPDLIFVPPRFPRYKEVSRQIREIFYEYTDLVEPLSLDEAYLDVTENKKGMESANLIAKEIRRKIFEKTGLTASAGISVNKFLAKVASDINKPNGQKTIHPDHIESFLEELPVEKFYGVGKVTANKMFSLGIYKGKDLKKRSIEDLTRLFGKSGSHYYHVVRGIHTSEVKPHRIQKSVAVERTFSEDLFEEQQVNEKLESLSEELHSRLQKNNILGRTLTLKIKYKDFSLYTRSITQEDYFSLPEQYLKTGKKLWELRPFDKPVRLLGLSLSHLNTEEKKQVSVQLKIPFEEFGNR from the coding sequence ATGGATTTTCCTTTTCCCCTCCGCAAAATAATTCATGTTGACATGGACGCATTTTATGCTTCCGTAGAGCAGCATGACAATCCTGCACTGAAAGGAAAAGCTATCGCTGTCGGTGGTCAGCACCGCGGTGTGGTTGCAGCAGCCAGCTATGAAGCAAGAAAATTCGGGGTACGTTCTGCTATGCCCAGTAAGACGGCCAAGCAGAAATGTCCCGATCTTATTTTTGTGCCGCCACGCTTTCCGCGGTATAAAGAGGTATCCAGGCAGATCAGGGAAATTTTCTATGAATATACCGATTTGGTAGAACCGCTGTCGCTGGATGAAGCGTACCTTGACGTTACGGAGAACAAAAAAGGAATGGAATCTGCCAATTTAATTGCCAAAGAAATCCGCCGGAAAATTTTTGAGAAAACCGGACTTACCGCTTCTGCCGGGATTTCCGTAAATAAATTTCTAGCAAAAGTCGCCTCGGACATTAATAAGCCGAACGGGCAGAAAACCATTCATCCGGACCATATCGAAAGTTTCCTGGAAGAACTGCCCGTTGAAAAATTTTATGGGGTCGGAAAAGTAACGGCCAATAAAATGTTCAGTCTGGGGATTTACAAAGGAAAAGATTTAAAAAAGAGATCCATTGAAGATTTAACGAGACTATTCGGAAAATCGGGATCGCATTATTACCATGTGGTCCGCGGGATCCACACTTCAGAGGTGAAGCCGCACCGCATCCAGAAGAGCGTGGCGGTAGAAAGGACATTTTCCGAAGACCTTTTTGAAGAACAGCAGGTGAACGAGAAGCTCGAAAGCCTGAGTGAAGAGCTGCACAGCCGGTTACAGAAGAACAACATCCTGGGCAGAACATTAACGCTGAAAATTAAATACAAAGATTTTTCCTTATACACCCGGAGCATTACTCAGGAAGATTATTTTTCACTCCCGGAACAATACCTGAAAACCGGTAAAAAATTATGGGAGCTGCGGCCTTT
- a CDS encoding thioredoxin family protein, translating to MKKLLLVVMMGIFGLSCSQQTPKVLKTGFSKEALAQKLENEEGKTVTVQQILDQHKGKILVIDFWAGWCRDCLNALPKAKELEENNKNIDFVFLSLDRSKEGFERSLERFDMKGKENYWFSSGWKNDFNNYVDLNWIPRYMVIDQKSAIAKYYAITPDDPEIQATINRLLK from the coding sequence ATGAAAAAGCTGTTATTAGTAGTGATGATGGGAATTTTCGGACTAAGCTGTTCCCAGCAGACTCCGAAGGTCCTGAAAACAGGCTTTTCCAAAGAAGCACTCGCTCAGAAACTGGAAAATGAAGAAGGAAAAACAGTAACCGTCCAACAGATCCTGGATCAGCATAAAGGAAAAATCCTGGTAATCGATTTCTGGGCCGGGTGGTGCAGAGACTGCCTGAATGCACTCCCGAAGGCTAAAGAATTGGAAGAGAACAATAAAAATATAGATTTTGTATTTCTTTCATTAGACCGTTCGAAAGAAGGTTTTGAAAGAAGCCTGGAAAGATTTGATATGAAAGGCAAGGAAAATTACTGGTTTTCTTCCGGCTGGAAAAACGATTTCAACAATTATGTGGACCTCAACTGGATTCCAAGATATATGGTGATCGACCAGAAATCCGCTATTGCCAAGTATTACGCCATCACTCCGGATGACCCGGAAATTCAGGCAACCATCAACAGGCTTTTGAAATAA
- a CDS encoding purine-nucleoside phosphorylase gives MLEKIKQTAEFIKSRIKDTPDFAIVLGSGLGKLQDEVEAIDVLEYPEIPNFPQTTVAGHGGKLIFGMLEGKKVLMMSGRFHYYEGHSIEAVVFPVRVFHLLGIQNMILSNASGGVNPNFKVGDIAIVKDHINMMPEHPLRGKNIDAFGPRFVDMSEPYSKKMISVAEQAAAENSIRIHKGVYVALQGPTFETPAEYGMIKAIGGDMVGMSTVPEVIVAKHMGMDVFCISVITDLGGPDISFSVSHEEVLNAANKAMPNVITVVKGLLKNYQ, from the coding sequence ATGTTAGAAAAAATTAAGCAGACCGCCGAGTTTATCAAAAGCAGGATTAAAGATACGCCTGATTTTGCCATCGTTCTCGGTTCAGGATTGGGAAAACTACAGGATGAAGTGGAAGCCATCGACGTGCTGGAATATCCCGAGATTCCGAATTTTCCGCAGACCACCGTGGCCGGCCACGGCGGCAAACTAATTTTCGGAATGCTGGAAGGTAAGAAGGTCCTGATGATGAGCGGCCGTTTCCATTATTACGAAGGCCATTCCATCGAAGCAGTGGTTTTTCCTGTCAGGGTCTTTCATTTACTTGGAATTCAAAATATGATTCTTTCCAATGCTTCCGGCGGCGTTAACCCAAATTTTAAAGTCGGCGACATCGCGATTGTGAAAGACCATATCAACATGATGCCAGAACATCCGCTTCGGGGCAAAAATATCGATGCTTTCGGACCCCGTTTCGTCGATATGAGCGAACCTTACAGCAAAAAAATGATTTCTGTGGCGGAACAGGCTGCCGCTGAAAATTCCATCCGGATCCATAAAGGCGTTTATGTTGCCCTGCAGGGTCCTACCTTCGAAACCCCGGCAGAATACGGCATGATCAAAGCCATCGGTGGTGATATGGTGGGCATGAGTACCGTTCCGGAAGTCATTGTCGCCAAACACATGGGAATGGATGTTTTCTGTATTTCCGTGATCACTGATCTTGGCGGACCGGATATTTCTTTTTCCGTTTCCCATGAAGAAGTGTTGAATGCGGCCAACAAAGCCATGCCAAATGTGATTACCGTGGTGAAGGGCTTACTTAAAAACTATCAATAG
- the lpxK gene encoding tetraacyldisaccharide 4'-kinase, which translates to MKRWYLYPFSLGYHLVTGVRNTMYDLGIFKSTKFKTPIICVGNLSVGGSGKSPMVMYLAQFLSKHYRTGVLSRGYGRLTKGYAVTNYESNYKTVGDEAMQLFERFKNRFVIAVSEERVPGAKKVIDDMDLDVLVLDDAMQHRAIKPGFNILMTDFNDPYFKDHLLPGGDLRESRAGSKRADIIMVSKCPDELTEETKQYYISRIRPDRTQKVFFSSIGYDENVYGKEKMLPDNNLNYYDILLITGIANPKPLLTHLAKFSQRVKHLKFRDHHNFTEADIKNIVAEYKKLGEYKLILTTEKDYVRLKSFDYLRDIVYYWPINVIIDKKEEFNQIILDYVRKN; encoded by the coding sequence ATGAAAAGATGGTACCTCTATCCTTTTTCCTTAGGTTATCATTTGGTGACGGGTGTCCGAAACACAATGTATGATCTGGGAATTTTTAAATCTACGAAATTCAAAACGCCGATCATCTGTGTCGGAAACCTTTCCGTGGGCGGAAGCGGAAAATCGCCGATGGTGATGTACCTTGCCCAGTTTTTATCCAAACACTACCGGACGGGCGTGCTTTCCCGCGGTTATGGCCGGCTGACGAAAGGCTATGCGGTGACCAACTACGAAAGCAACTATAAAACGGTAGGCGACGAAGCTATGCAGCTGTTTGAGCGGTTCAAAAACCGTTTTGTGATCGCTGTTTCAGAAGAAAGGGTTCCCGGAGCGAAAAAAGTGATCGATGATATGGACCTTGATGTCCTGGTACTGGACGATGCGATGCAGCACCGCGCCATCAAACCCGGCTTCAACATCCTGATGACGGATTTTAATGATCCGTATTTTAAAGACCACCTTCTTCCCGGCGGTGATCTGAGGGAATCGAGAGCCGGTTCCAAAAGGGCAGACATCATCATGGTAAGCAAGTGTCCGGACGAGCTTACGGAGGAAACCAAGCAGTACTACATTTCCAGGATCCGGCCGGACCGCACCCAGAAAGTATTCTTCTCATCCATTGGATACGACGAAAACGTCTACGGAAAAGAGAAAATGCTTCCCGATAACAACCTGAATTATTACGATATCCTTTTAATCACAGGAATTGCCAACCCGAAACCTCTGCTTACCCATCTGGCTAAATTTTCGCAGCGGGTAAAGCACCTGAAGTTCCGGGACCACCATAATTTTACGGAGGCGGACATTAAAAATATCGTTGCCGAATATAAAAAGCTGGGTGAATATAAATTAATCTTAACCACTGAAAAAGACTACGTGCGTCTTAAAAGTTTTGACTATCTTCGAGATATTGTTTACTACTGGCCGATCAATGTCATTATTGATAAAAAGGAAGAATTCAACCAAATCATCTTAGATTATGTTAGAAAAAATTAA
- the truA gene encoding tRNA pseudouridine(38-40) synthase TruA, producing the protein MRYFIEFSYNGKKYFGYQIQPNAISVQEELEKALSTILREKIKTTGAGRTDTGVHAKKIFAHFDTEKTLDQDLTRKLNSFLPADISIKRIFQVRDDFHARFDATFRTYEYYISLEKNPFTEEAAWQHWRKPLDIDKMNEACKILFEYEDFTSFAKLHTDNKTNLCKIYKAEWEQNGSELKFTVSANRFLRNMVRAIVGTMVEVGAGRLKPEDMRKVIEDKHRNSAGTSAPAHGLYLVDVGYEFE; encoded by the coding sequence TTGAGGTATTTTATTGAATTTTCCTACAACGGCAAGAAGTATTTCGGTTACCAGATCCAGCCGAATGCCATTTCCGTTCAGGAAGAACTGGAAAAGGCACTTTCCACCATTTTAAGGGAAAAAATCAAAACAACAGGAGCAGGGAGAACCGATACCGGCGTTCACGCTAAAAAGATTTTCGCCCATTTCGATACGGAAAAAACATTGGATCAGGATCTTACGAGGAAGCTGAACAGTTTCCTTCCGGCTGATATTTCCATCAAAAGGATTTTTCAGGTACGGGATGATTTCCATGCCCGGTTCGATGCCACTTTCAGGACGTATGAATATTATATTTCGCTGGAAAAAAATCCGTTTACCGAGGAAGCGGCGTGGCAGCACTGGAGAAAACCGCTGGATATTGATAAAATGAATGAGGCCTGTAAAATTTTATTCGAGTATGAAGATTTCACCAGCTTTGCCAAACTCCATACCGATAACAAAACCAATCTCTGTAAAATCTATAAAGCGGAATGGGAGCAGAACGGAAGCGAGCTGAAATTTACCGTTTCTGCCAACCGCTTTTTACGGAATATGGTAAGGGCTATTGTAGGAACCATGGTAGAAGTGGGTGCCGGAAGGCTGAAGCCCGAAGACATGCGGAAAGTCATTGAAGATAAACACCGGAATTCGGCAGGAACTTCTGCGCCGGCGCATGGGCTGTACTTGGTGGATGTAGGATACGAATTTGAGTAA
- a CDS encoding ABC transporter ATP-binding protein, translated as MKKQDTWGIVKRLFFIGMKFRSWFILTLIISVILAMVSTYRPYLTMEVVDNDITRLKDKALMMKHIYLLVGLVCAETVLNFFLVYFSNFISQNVIRDIRERLYNKLIYFKTSFFDKTPIGQLVTRAVGDVETIATVYTDGFLMVFGDVLRIVFVLVMMFSTNVHLSYITLAILPLMVVITRFFQKRLKKAFGDERNWTSNQNSFVQERLAGMPIIQVFNRQEAEFKKFDDINITLKSALLRTVFIFSLFFPVVELISSLFIGFILFYGGYITISAGVVIAFIQYISMLIRPLRQIADRFNNIQRGIVGAERVLGLMDEDNAMPNEGKVQKDHFDGKIEFKNVHFAYDEKQEVLKGIDFKVNPGETVAIVGATGAGKSTIISLITRLYDINSGNILIDDVDLKDYELYNLRSHIGVVLQDVFLFHGSIFENLSFGDESITLDKIKAGAREIEVDQFIDQLPGGYDYVVSERGSSISLGQRQLLSFLRAYLSDPKILILDEATSSIDHESEKLIQRATEKITKNRTSIIIAHRLSTIEKADKIIVMEHGKIVEEGKHLELLDKNGYYATLYKAQLRHEIELEEEESGK; from the coding sequence ATGAAAAAACAAGATACCTGGGGGATCGTAAAGCGGCTGTTCTTTATCGGAATGAAGTTCCGCTCATGGTTCATCCTTACTTTAATCATCTCCGTTATACTTGCCATGGTCTCTACGTACCGGCCTTACCTTACCATGGAAGTGGTGGATAACGACATCACCAGGCTGAAAGACAAAGCCCTGATGATGAAGCATATCTATCTTTTGGTAGGTCTTGTATGTGCAGAAACGGTGCTCAACTTTTTCCTCGTTTATTTCTCCAATTTTATTTCGCAGAATGTAATCCGGGATATCAGGGAAAGGCTGTACAATAAGCTGATTTATTTTAAAACTTCATTTTTTGATAAAACCCCCATCGGGCAGCTGGTAACAAGAGCGGTGGGAGATGTGGAAACCATAGCCACGGTCTACACCGACGGATTCCTGATGGTTTTCGGAGATGTCCTCAGAATCGTATTCGTTCTGGTGATGATGTTCAGCACGAATGTTCACCTGAGCTATATTACATTGGCTATTCTGCCTTTGATGGTCGTCATCACAAGATTTTTTCAGAAGCGGCTGAAAAAGGCTTTCGGGGACGAAAGAAACTGGACTTCCAACCAAAACTCGTTTGTACAGGAAAGGCTGGCAGGGATGCCGATCATTCAGGTATTCAACCGGCAGGAAGCCGAATTCAAAAAGTTTGATGACATCAACATTACACTCAAAAGCGCTTTGCTGAGAACGGTTTTTATCTTCTCATTGTTTTTCCCGGTAGTAGAATTGATTTCCTCGTTGTTTATCGGATTTATTCTTTTTTACGGAGGGTATATTACGATCAGTGCGGGAGTCGTGATCGCTTTTATTCAGTATATTTCTATGCTGATCCGTCCATTACGCCAGATTGCCGACCGTTTCAACAACATCCAGCGGGGTATCGTAGGTGCAGAAAGGGTATTGGGCTTAATGGATGAAGATAATGCCATGCCAAATGAAGGGAAAGTTCAGAAAGATCATTTTGACGGGAAAATTGAATTTAAAAATGTTCATTTTGCCTATGACGAAAAGCAGGAGGTATTGAAGGGAATCGATTTCAAGGTAAATCCCGGGGAAACCGTTGCTATTGTAGGGGCTACCGGAGCCGGAAAATCGACGATCATCAGCCTGATTACAAGATTGTATGATATCAATTCGGGAAATATCCTTATTGACGATGTGGATCTGAAGGATTATGAACTTTATAACCTGAGAAGCCATATCGGAGTTGTATTGCAGGATGTATTCCTGTTCCACGGGAGTATTTTCGAAAACCTGTCATTCGGTGACGAGAGCATAACGCTGGATAAAATAAAAGCGGGAGCCAGGGAAATTGAAGTCGATCAGTTTATCGATCAGCTTCCCGGCGGATACGATTATGTGGTTAGCGAGAGAGGTTCGTCGATTTCCTTAGGCCAGAGGCAGCTGCTGTCATTCTTGAGAGCCTATTTGTCTGATCCTAAAATTCTAATCCTGGATGAAGCAACATCGTCCATTGACCATGAAAGTGAAAAATTAATCCAGCGGGCTACAGAGAAAATTACGAAAAACAGGACCTCCATTATTATTGCCCACCGTCTTTCCACCATCGAAAAAGCAGATAAAATTATTGTGATGGAACACGGAAAGATCGTAGAAGAAGGAAAACACCTTGAGCTTCTGGATAAAAACGGATATTACGCCACCTTATATAAAGCCCAGCTGAGACATGAAATCGAGCTGGAGGAAGAGGAAAGCGGTAAATAA
- a CDS encoding CPBP family intramembrane glutamic endopeptidase, whose amino-acid sequence MENFITVQEAYPLDSLTLLNLFLLAVVAAPLLEELLFRYSLRYHQLFYRFISREKWNRIFPYLVYISTVAFGFVHLDNYVNDSWKFYALSPLIIISQLSGGFILSYIRIRLNILYSLLYHAVWNLLFAIIVPSVILFCTPPFTAHTSRYSIRTEQKAFLLPGDAVSLEANIQNDTIYSLKADHYRLQYLLDYLYGTDQRITDEGVVNIRFSSRKGISKDEFLDILKKNYNIK is encoded by the coding sequence GTGGAGAATTTTATAACCGTTCAGGAAGCCTATCCTTTAGACAGTCTTACTTTATTAAATCTGTTTTTGCTGGCAGTCGTTGCAGCACCGTTGCTAGAGGAACTTCTTTTCAGGTATTCGCTGAGGTATCACCAGCTGTTTTACCGTTTTATCAGTCGGGAAAAATGGAACAGAATTTTTCCGTACCTGGTATATATTTCCACGGTGGCTTTCGGCTTTGTTCATCTGGATAATTATGTAAATGATTCATGGAAATTCTATGCTTTATCCCCGTTGATCATCATTTCTCAATTATCGGGCGGATTTATTCTAAGTTATATCCGTATACGACTGAATATTCTATACAGCTTGCTGTATCATGCTGTGTGGAATCTGCTGTTTGCCATAATTGTTCCATCTGTTATCCTTTTTTGTACCCCACCTTTTACCGCTCATACTTCTCGTTATAGCATCCGTACCGAGCAGAAAGCTTTCCTTCTTCCCGGCGATGCAGTAAGTCTTGAAGCAAATATTCAAAATGATACAATTTACAGCTTAAAAGCGGATCATTACCGGCTTCAGTATCTGCTGGATTACCTTTATGGCACAGATCAGCGGATTACGGATGAAGGTGTGGTAAATATCCGCTTCTCTTCAAGAAAAGGAATTTCTAAAGATGAATTTTTAGACATCCTCAAAAAAAATTATAACATTAAATAA
- a CDS encoding MFS transporter — MNTVQITTAQRIKAIVGGSIGNLVEWYDWYAYAAFAIYFSHSFFPDSDMTAQLLNTAGIFAVGFLMRPVGGWLFGSIADRIGRKKAMTLSVLLMSFGSLLIALTPTYQTIGVLAPLLLLLARLLQGLSVGGEYGVSATYLSEMATSDRRGFYSSFQYVTLIGGQLIALGIQLILQKFLLTENQLESWGWRIPFVIGALLSVIALYLRSNLHETEAFENKKDLGEKKKGTITELLKHPKALITVVGLTLGGTLAFYTYTTYMQKFLVNTVHLTKEESTLISFISLFIFACLQPVFGALSDKIGRRPLLMSFGILGTVFTYPLLNALSHTTSMWAAFFLIMSALIIVSGYTSINAVVKAELFPSEVRALGVGLPYALTVAIFGGTAEYIALWFKKENTEHYFYWYITACIFFSFIVYIRMKDTKKTSALDKD, encoded by the coding sequence ATGAATACTGTACAAATCACCACCGCCCAAAGAATCAAAGCCATTGTTGGCGGATCGATCGGGAATCTCGTAGAATGGTATGACTGGTATGCTTATGCTGCCTTTGCCATTTATTTTTCACATTCTTTTTTTCCCGATTCGGATATGACCGCCCAGCTGCTCAATACGGCAGGGATCTTTGCGGTCGGTTTCCTGATGCGGCCCGTGGGAGGATGGCTTTTCGGAAGTATTGCCGACAGGATCGGGAGAAAAAAAGCCATGACGCTTTCGGTTTTGCTGATGTCTTTCGGATCTTTATTAATTGCGCTTACTCCTACTTACCAAACAATTGGTGTCCTGGCTCCTCTCCTCCTGCTGCTCGCGAGACTGCTGCAGGGATTAAGCGTCGGCGGAGAATATGGGGTATCGGCAACGTACCTCAGCGAGATGGCCACTTCGGACCGCCGGGGATTTTATTCAAGCTTCCAGTATGTAACGCTGATCGGCGGACAGCTGATTGCCTTGGGAATTCAATTGATTTTGCAGAAATTTTTGCTTACTGAAAACCAGCTTGAAAGCTGGGGCTGGAGAATTCCGTTTGTAATCGGCGCACTCCTTTCTGTTATCGCCCTGTATTTGCGGAGTAATCTTCATGAAACCGAAGCTTTTGAAAACAAAAAGGATTTGGGCGAAAAGAAAAAAGGGACGATCACAGAACTGCTGAAGCACCCAAAAGCACTGATCACGGTAGTCGGGCTAACACTGGGCGGAACACTGGCGTTTTACACCTATACTACCTATATGCAGAAATTCCTGGTAAACACCGTTCATCTTACCAAAGAAGAATCAACTTTAATCTCTTTTATCTCGCTTTTTATTTTTGCCTGTCTGCAGCCTGTTTTCGGTGCTTTGTCTGATAAGATTGGCAGAAGGCCGTTGCTGATGTCTTTCGGCATTCTGGGAACGGTTTTCACTTACCCGCTGCTGAATGCATTAAGCCATACAACCTCCATGTGGGCTGCTTTTTTCCTGATTATGTCGGCATTAATTATTGTGAGCGGTTATACCTCGATCAATGCCGTCGTAAAGGCAGAGCTTTTTCCTTCCGAAGTAAGAGCGCTGGGAGTAGGTCTTCCGTATGCCCTGACGGTTGCCATTTTCGGAGGAACGGCAGAGTATATCGCTTTATGGTTTAAGAAAGAAAATACAGAACATTATTTCTATTGGTACATTACAGCCTGTATCTTCTTTTCTTTCATCGTTTACATCAGGATGAAGGATACGAAAAAAACATCTGCTCTGGATAAAGATTAG
- a CDS encoding DUF3575 domain-containing protein has protein sequence MKKYLLLFPCFMFSGISAQESSASETSDKMNIVKTNVTAYAFRNINLSYERAFTQWFSVNMGFGVMPEGKVPFINSFLNDEDEKRLQNLEVKSFNFTIEPRFYLGAGYGKGFYIAPYYRYSKVTSNTFDFYYDYTFNGVTYEIPLKGNGSAHGNSGGLMVGAQFFLTRSRNLVLDFWIAGAHYGKGQGDFILTSDVVLTPDMQARLKKEIEDLDIPYVNYTVETNSSGAKVNVDGPWAGFRTGLSLGYRF, from the coding sequence ATGAAAAAATATCTTCTTTTGTTCCCATGCTTTATGTTCTCGGGAATATCCGCGCAGGAAAGTTCCGCTTCTGAAACCTCGGATAAGATGAACATCGTTAAGACCAACGTTACGGCTTATGCATTCAGAAATATTAACCTTTCCTACGAACGGGCTTTCACCCAGTGGTTTTCAGTAAATATGGGATTTGGGGTGATGCCTGAAGGTAAAGTTCCTTTTATCAATTCTTTTTTGAATGATGAAGATGAAAAAAGGCTTCAGAATCTGGAAGTAAAATCCTTTAATTTCACCATCGAGCCGCGTTTTTATCTCGGCGCAGGATACGGAAAAGGATTTTATATTGCCCCGTATTACCGCTATTCCAAAGTGACTTCCAATACATTTGACTTTTATTATGATTACACCTTCAATGGGGTAACCTATGAAATTCCGTTAAAAGGAAACGGCAGCGCCCACGGAAACAGCGGCGGACTGATGGTCGGTGCACAGTTTTTCCTTACGAGAAGCCGGAATCTGGTGCTGGATTTCTGGATTGCCGGGGCGCACTACGGAAAAGGACAGGGCGATTTTATCCTGACCAGCGATGTGGTTTTAACTCCCGATATGCAGGCAAGGCTGAAAAAAGAAATCGAAGACCTGGATATTCCTTACGTTAATTATACGGTAGAAACCAATTCCAGCGGAGCCAAGGTAAATGTAGATGGCCCTTGGGCAGGATTCCGGACCGGACTGTCTTTAGGGTATCGATTTTAA
- a CDS encoding TonB-dependent receptor domain-containing protein, with translation MKKVLCSVLLLGGILVFAQENTKNDTLNSSKTAEIQEVILKAQRKKQFTDRAVYTFDKEAMEKARYAKDLIQTLPELQLDPITNTLKSTKGGTTLFLINGIEATDMQIRSVAPAEVVKVEYYDIPPARWATRADVVVNLITRSTETGYVFGTDVSSALNTGFMNGSAYANFTKGKNNIGLEYSINLRDYNNRKVHSIYDYQLEGSHYRTDENKVDHFGYTSQNVALRYTRMVPDHYAFQAKMDVDIFTSFIKGNGGSIFTKDSFTEEHAMLKNGSSNYTTPTLDLYFSKNIGKKDEMSINVVGSTFTTNTSEFAREWIVSSGASVFDNDMNLRTKQTGIVGELAHVHTFEAGKLSSGYRISNTAISNDLQNLAGFSEYSVNYLEQYFYTEFSGKVKKFSYRIGAGLTNIHNKSAENTFAQWAFTPKVILGYQLKDNQSLRFTSSYKPVSPWSSALSSNIVQMAPNIVQKGNPFLKSQQVFANNFIYSFNNKYFDFNANLFYQYTDRIINQYYVADENFGYALTYENAKNAQRFGVQLSGSYKPFGNSFLVAKLNLTPATETIRTSNGALIKNNYLANNLVLSSEYKSFSLQYQLNIPVYTLNGAFLSTNENQNHFFASYKKKEWALTAGMYWIGMPSEYKTKSLPESLVNYSRVNRIMNNRSMFILGFSYDFSKGKKTELNKKLNNYTAPAATF, from the coding sequence ATGAAAAAAGTTTTATGTTCGGTACTTCTTCTTGGTGGGATTTTAGTCTTTGCCCAGGAAAATACAAAAAATGACACTTTGAATTCATCCAAGACGGCCGAAATTCAGGAAGTTATTTTAAAAGCCCAGCGCAAAAAGCAATTTACAGACAGGGCGGTCTATACTTTTGATAAAGAGGCTATGGAAAAAGCCCGTTATGCGAAAGACTTAATACAAACTTTACCGGAATTGCAGCTGGATCCTATAACCAATACGTTGAAAAGCACGAAAGGCGGAACCACATTGTTTTTAATCAACGGAATTGAAGCCACGGACATGCAGATCAGGAGCGTGGCCCCGGCTGAAGTGGTAAAAGTGGAATACTATGATATTCCTCCCGCGAGATGGGCTACAAGAGCCGATGTGGTGGTCAATTTAATTACTCGTTCTACGGAGACAGGATATGTATTCGGGACGGATGTAAGCTCGGCACTGAATACTGGTTTCATGAACGGTTCGGCATATGCTAACTTTACGAAAGGAAAAAATAACATCGGGCTGGAATACTCTATTAACCTCAGGGATTATAACAACCGGAAGGTGCATAGTATTTACGACTATCAGCTGGAAGGCAGCCATTACCGCACCGACGAAAATAAAGTCGACCATTTTGGATATACTTCGCAGAATGTGGCATTGCGATACACCCGGATGGTTCCTGATCATTATGCTTTCCAAGCTAAAATGGATGTGGATATTTTTACCAGCTTTATCAAAGGAAACGGCGGCAGTATTTTTACCAAAGACAGCTTTACGGAAGAGCATGCCATGCTGAAAAACGGATCATCTAATTATACTACTCCGACATTAGACCTTTATTTTTCGAAGAATATCGGTAAGAAAGATGAAATGAGTATAAATGTCGTAGGATCAACCTTCACAACCAATACTTCCGAATTTGCAAGAGAATGGATCGTTTCTTCAGGAGCTTCCGTTTTCGATAATGACATGAACCTCCGGACAAAACAGACCGGAATTGTCGGGGAGTTGGCTCACGTCCATACTTTTGAAGCAGGGAAGCTTTCTTCGGGATACCGGATTTCCAATACGGCGATCTCCAATGATCTTCAGAACCTTGCCGGATTTTCAGAATACAGCGTCAATTACCTGGAGCAGTATTTTTATACCGAGTTTTCAGGAAAGGTAAAAAAATTCAGCTACCGGATCGGTGCCGGACTGACGAATATTCATAATAAAAGTGCTGAAAATACTTTCGCTCAGTGGGCCTTCACGCCAAAGGTCATTTTGGGGTATCAGCTGAAAGATAACCAGAGTCTCCGTTTCACCAGCAGCTATAAACCGGTGAGTCCGTGGAGCAGTGCTTTAAGCAGCAATATCGTACAGATGGCACCGAATATCGTGCAGAAAGGAAATCCGTTCCTGAAATCCCAGCAGGTATTTGCCAATAATTTTATTTATTCATTTAATAATAAATATTTTGATTTTAATGCCAATCTGTTTTACCAATATACAGACCGGATCATTAACCAGTATTATGTAGCAGATGAAAATTTCGGCTATGCGCTGACCTATGAAAATGCAAAAAATGCACAACGTTTCGGGGTTCAGCTGTCGGGATCGTACAAGCCTTTCGGGAACAGTTTTTTGGTAGCAAAGTTAAATCTGACTCCTGCAACCGAAACCATCCGGACCAGTAACGGCGCCCTGATTAAGAATAATTATCTCGCTAACAATCTCGTGTTGTCTTCCGAATATAAATCGTTCAGCCTGCAATACCAGCTAAATATTCCTGTTTATACGCTGAACGGGGCTTTCTTAAGCACCAACGAAAATCAAAACCATTTTTTTGCGAGCTATAAAAAGAAGGAATGGGCGTTGACGGCCGGAATGTACTGGATCGGGATGCCTTCGGAGTATAAAACCAAAAGCCTTCCGGAGAGCCTTGTCAATTATAGCCGGGTCAACCGTATCATGAACAACAGATCCATGTTCATACTTGGCTTCAGCTATGACTTTTCCAAAGGTAAAAAAACGGAACTGAATAAGAAGCTGAACAATTATACGGCACCGGCCGCTACTTTTTAA